A genomic region of Alnus glutinosa chromosome 11, dhAlnGlut1.1, whole genome shotgun sequence contains the following coding sequences:
- the LOC133882012 gene encoding protein ROOT HAIR SPECIFIC 17-like, producing METRSPSSSSPSHRQDHHHQCSSPPRLSPNTGTGTATTTGTGTRAMKKKKKLSNGSKRGVVASGLIIVSLLHHLRRRRLLHPLFSAVSACVLLLFAASSLPIINHNHFYFSAGNAVEVGSVSETAFTVPASGGSLVRDLWASKLSKLYRGCSNASDRFARADVKTHPNRYLLIATSGGLNQQRTGITDAVVAAYILNATLVVPKLDQKSFWKDTSNFSEIFDVDQFISFLSKDVKIIKELPSNGGKALNTYTMRVPRKCNPKCYESRVLPVLNKKHAVQLTKFDYRLSNKLNAGLQKLRCRVNYHALKFTDSILEMGEKLVQKMRMKSDHFIALHLRFEPDMLAFSGCYYGGGEKERAELGAIRKRWKTLHASNPDKGRRHGRCPLTPEEVGLMLRALGFGSDAHLYVASGEVYGGEETLAPLKALFPNYHSKETIASKEELAPFSSFSSRMAALDFIVCDDSDVFVTNNNGNMARMLAGRRRYFGHKPTIRPNAKKLYRLFLNRNNMTWEEFASRVRTDQIGFMGEPNEVRPGRGEFHENPTSCICEKSKAKAREVFIPHSRNKSGKEDSTNNDTGDVTDDQLMEDDSDMDYAENAIRIQERGLPNETDSDPNILLKPEQPELEEELFSD from the exons ATGGAAACGCGGTCGCCCTCGTCTTCGTCACCATCGCACAGACAAGACCACCACCATCAATGTTCTTCTCCTCCTCGTCTTTCTCCAAATACAGGTACAGGAACAGCAACAACAACGGGGACGGGAACGAgagctatgaagaagaagaagaagctgagTAATGGTAGTAAGCGAGGCGTGGTGGCGAGTGGGCTGATCATCGTGAGCCTCCTCCACCACCTCCGGCGCCGACGCCTCCTACACCCGCTCTTCTCGGCAGTATCCGCCTGCGTGCTCCTCCTCTTCGCCGCCTCCTCCCTCCCCATCATCAACCACAACCACTTCTACTTCTCT GCCGGCAATGCGGTCGAGGTCGGATCCGTCTCAGAGACGGCGTTTACGGTGCCG GCAAGTGGAGGCAGCTTAGTCCGTGATTTGTGGGCCTCCAAGCTGTCAAAGCTGTACCGCGGTTGCAGCAATGCTAGCGATAGGTTTGCAA GGGCTGATGTGAAAACGCATCCGAATCGATACTTGTTGATTGCTACTAGTGGAGGCTTGAATCAACAAAGAACAGGG ATAACAGATGCTGTTGTTGCAGCTTACATTTTGAATGCTACTCTTGTTGTTCCCAAGCTGGATCAGAAATCTTTTTGGAAGGATACCAG CAACTTTTCTGAGATCTTTGACGTGGACCAATTTATATCGTTTCTTTCAAAAGATGTTAAAATCATTAAAGAGCTTCCCTCAAACGGAGGGAAAGCTCTAAATACATATACCATGCGTGTTCCAAGGAAGTGTAATCCCAAATGCTACGAGAGCCGTGTTCTACCTGTTCTTAACAAAAAGCAT GCCGTTCAGCTCACTAAGTTTGATTACAGGCTTTCAAATAAGTTGAATGCTGGTTTGCAGAAGCTGAGATGTAGAGTTAACTACCACGCTTTGAAATTTACCGATTCTATTCTTGAAATGGGTGAAAAGTTGGTTCAGAAGATGAGGATGAAAAGTGATCATTTCATTGCCCTGCATTTGAG GTTTGAACCTGATATGCTTGCATTTTCTGGATGCTATTATGGTGGgggtgaaaaagaaagagcagAACTTGGTGCAATTAGGAAGAGATGGAAAACTCTACAT GCAAGCAACCCCGATAAAGGACGAAGGCATGGGCGATGCCCACTCACTCCAGAGGAAGTTGGTCTTATGCTAAGAGCATTGGGTTTTGGAAGTGATGCTCACTTATATGTGGCATCAGGTGAAGTATATGGTGGTGAAGAGACATTGGCACCACTCAAAGCACTCTTCCCAAATTATCATTCAAAAGAGACTATAGCCAGCAAGGAGGAGTTGGCAccattttcatcattttcttctcGCATGGCTGCGCTAGACTTCATTGTTTGTGATGACAGCGATGTTTTTGTCACCAACAACAATGGCAACATGGCTAGAATGTTAGCTGGACGGAG AAGATACTTTGGTCACAAACCAACAATCCGTCCAAATGCTAAAAAATTGTACCGATTGTTCCTGAACCGAAATAACATGACATGGGAAGAATTTGCCTCCAGGGTTCGAACTGATCAGATTGGCTTCATGGGAGAGCCAAACGAGGTGAGGCCAGGCAGGGGTGAGTTTCATGAGAACCCAACATCCTGCATATGCGAGAAGTCCAAAGCAAAGGCCAGGGAGGTTTTCATTCCTCATAGTCGAAATAAAAGTGGCAAGGAAGATAGCACAAATAACGACACGGGTGATGTGACAGACGATCAGTTAATGGAGGATGATTCTGATATGGATTATGCAGAGAATGCAATTAGGATCCAAGAGAGAGGGCTCCCTAATGAAACAGATTCAGATCCCAATATTTTGCTTAAACCCGAGCAACCTGAACTCGAGGAAGAGTTATTTTCGGACTAA
- the LOC133882177 gene encoding protein HIGH CHLOROPHYLL FLUORESCENCE PHENOTYPE 244, chloroplastic has protein sequence MALRLPITQHSAPGKFSHHCTKTPDNSHTALSWRRTLAPDSRICYSVSAPISPSSTTGKSYGMTCTSAQTTSAGVVNLGPGTPIRPTSILVVGATGTLGRQVVRRALDEGYDVRCLVRPRPAPADFLRDWGATVVNADLSKPETIPATLVGVHTVIDCATGRPEEPIKTVDWEGKVALIQCAKAMGIQKYVFFSIHNCDKHPEVPLMEIKYCTEKFLQDSGLTHITIRLCGFMQGLIGQYAVPILEEKSVWGTDAPTRIAYMDTQDIARLTFIALRNEQINGKLLTFSGPRAWTSQEVITLCERLAGQDANVTTVPVSVLRFTRQLTRIFEWTNDVADRLAFSEVLTSDIVFSVPMSETYKLLGVDAKDIVTLEKYLQDYFTNILKKLKDLKAQSKQTDIYF, from the exons ATGGCGTTGAGGCTGCCAATTACACAGCATTCGGCACCTGGCAAGTTCAGTCATCATTGCACCAAAACCCCAGATAATAGCCATACCGCACTGTCATGGCGGCGCACTCTAGCTCCTGACTCTCGCATATGTTATTCGGTTTCCGCACCCATTTCTCCATCTTCCACCACTG GGAAATCCTATGGGATGACGTGCACTTCAGCTCAGACAACATCAGCGGGGGTAGTGAATCTAGGACCAGGGACGCCGATCAGGCCAACGAGCATTCTAGTGGTTGGTGCCACTGGAACTCTGGGAAGGCAGGTTGTGAGGCGGGCGCTTGATGAAGGCTATGATGTCAGGTGTCTTGTCAGGCCTAGACCTGCCCCTGCTGACTTCCTTCGCGATTGGGGCGCTACGGTTGTCAAT GCAGACCTTAGCAAACCGGAGACCATACCCGCAACACTAGTCGGTGTTCATACTGTCATCGACTGTGCCACAGGGCGTCCAGAAGAGCCCATTAAGACG GTAGATTGGGAAGGAAAAGTTGCTCTTATACAATGTGCAAAAGCAATGGGAATCCAGAAATATGTATTCTTTTCCATCCACAACTGTGACAAACATCCTGAAGTTCCACTAATGGAGATAAAGTACTGCACTGAGAAGTTTCTTCAGGACTCGGGCCTAACTCACATCACAATCCGGTTATGTGGTTTCATGCAA GGCCTTATTGGGCAGTATGCAGTGCCTATTCTAGAGGAGAAATCTGTTTGGGGAACAGATGCCCCAACAAGAATTGCTTACATGGACACCCAG GATATAGCTCGCTTGACATTTATAGCCCTACGCAATGAGCAAATTAATGGGAAGCTTCTCACTTTTTCTGGCCCTCGTGCATGGACAAGCCAAGAG GTGATAACATTATGCGAGAGGCTTGCAGGGCAAGATGCAAATGTTACTACAGTTCCCGTCTCTGTCTTGAGATTTACTCGCCAATTGACTCGAATTTTTGAGTGGACAAATGATGTTGCTGATAGATTGGCATTTTCAGAG GTCCTTACAAGTGACATTGTTTTCTCTGTTCCGATGAGTGAGACATATAAACTTCTTGGTGTGGATGCAAAAGATATAGTCACCCTAGAGAAGTATTTGCAAGATTACTTCACAAACATAttgaagaaattgaaagatCTCAAAGCACAGTCAAAGCAAACTGACATCTACTTCTGA